CGACCGCGACTGTGTCGTCATGGACGTCCAGCTCGACCCCGCCGACCAGCAGACGGTCGAGCACGCGGCCGCCATGTCGCCGATCCGGTTGATCAGGCCCCCCGCAGCCGGAGCCGATGCGCAGACCTGCGCCGGCCTGCCCGTGGTCACCCGGGTGACAATCGACCTGCGCACCCGCGCGGGGAACACCCCGGTTCTGGCGCTGCGAGACGGCCACAGCGACGGCGGGACGGTAGTCGAAGCGATCGAAGTCCGACTCGAGACGACCCGGAACGGCAAGTGCGAGGACACACTTGTCCTCCCGAGCGATCTGGCGCTCGTAACCGAGGCGGATCGGTACAGGCCGCCCGACGCGCCCCGGATGGCCGTCTGCCGCCAGCGGCTGGGCGCCACCATCAGCGAGATCACGCGCCGCGCGGCTGCCGCCTACTTCCGGCCGCACGACGAGGTCGGCGCCGACGAATGGCGGCGTTCATACGATAGTTTCCGCGTGAACGCCGCCCGGGCCCTGGCCGGCGTCCCGCTCCTTGCCCACGAGGCCAGACACTGGCTGATTGGCAACATCACCCGTCGCGAGATTCTGCCCCTGCTTCCCACCGAGGCAGCGCAGACGACCATCCGTATCGAGCCCGGCGGGTGGATCGGCATCGACCACAACTACGCCGCACCCATGCCCGGCCCGCGGTAGGCGCCCGGTAAGCTTCGGCCCCGGTCCCGGCGACGAACGCCGCAGGCGAGTGCGGACCGGGCGACGAGTTCGGCCGGCGCCGTCCGGGCACACCACCCCGGTTCCGGCACGCTGGGACGCTGACGCGCCATCCCCAGGCACGACAGCGCGTGCCCGCCCGGGCGCCCACCCGGACGGCGCCGCCGAAACATCATTGTCGACCTCCAGGTCCCGGAGGCCGCGAGCAAGAGGATCACATGCAGGACAGAACGCCGCCGGCCGAGGCCGGCCTGCCGGGAGGAGAGCTCGGCGACGACCAGCCCATCGAGCGTGCCGACGGCGGTTGGGAATGGACCCGCCCGAACCGGGAGCAGCGCCACGATCAGAATCGCTGCCGCGCCGTCTGGCACGCCGCGGCCGCCGCCGAGGCCGAGGGCTGGTACGTCCTCGTCGACGACGGTTCGGAAGTGACCGACTTGCGCATCGGCCCGCTGACCGACGTGTGGAGAGCGGCCAACGCCCTGCGCGATCTGTTTCCCGCGCCTCGGGGAGCCGACCGCGCCACGCTGCAGTACATGGAGGGGCGGGCCGCCCGGATCATCGAGGCCGGACTCGGCGAACGCGTCGAGGCCGCCGCCGTCGCCTACGCGTCCATGAAGACCGCGCCGCCGCTGAGCGTGCTTGGCGCCAATCCGGCGAAGATGCTCGACCGGCTGCAGGCGGCGTGCGACGAACGCCGGGTCTGGCTCGACGGCTAGACCGCACCGGGGCACGAAGCGCCGCCGGGGCGCCGCTGCTGGTTCGCCGTACCGCAACGAAAACCCGGGCCCGTCCGGGACGACGACGAGTGCTCTTCTGCCGACCCGACTCCACCGGGTGGCTCCGTGAAGCCCGGCAGCAGTGATCCGCGCCCCGCGGCTACCGCCAGGCTGCGGTCCCCGAGGGACGGCAAGCCGCGGCAACCCCACCCGCAACGATGTTCACCATGCCCGACCGCGGAAGTACCCTTCCGCCGACAAGGAGGGTCCGCGGTTGACCTGCCGTCTTAGAGTGTCGTATTCTTGCACGGACTGAGTGTCGTATTTCTGCAGAGCCCGAGGACCATGAGCACGGCCAAGAAACCACTGGAGCGCCGAATCGCCGCGCGGATCGCGCGCATGAAGTCGAGCGTCTTCTTGCGCGACGATTTCAAGGATCTCGGCGGGTACGATCAGATCGGCCGGGGCTTGCGGAGGCTGACCGCCAAGGGACAGCTTATCCGGATCGGCTACGGCGTCTACGCCCGTGCTGTCCTGTCGCCGCTTTCGGGCAAGACGGTTCCTGCGAAGGCGCTCCCCACGCTTGCGGTCGAGGTTCTGTCGCGTCTCAACGTCGAAACTGCGCCATCGAGTTTCGCTCGCGCCTACAACGCGGGAACCACGACCCAGGTGCCGACCGGGCGTGTGATTGCCGTCAAGGGGCGCTTCTCGCGCAAGATCGGCTACGGCGGCAAGTACGCCGTCTTCGAGCGTGCCTCCCGAGCCTGAGCCGATCGAGGCGATTGCCACGGATCTCGGTGTCGATCCGTTTTTCGTGGAAAAGGACTGGTACGCGATCCGGCTGGTTGCGACGATCATCAACGTCAAGCAGGACAACCTCACGCTTGTCTTTTCCGGCGGCACCAGCCTTTCCAAGGGATACGGCCTCATCCGGCGTTTTTCCGAAGACCTCGACTTCAAGCTTCTTCTTCCAGACACCGGGATCACACGGCCCGCCCGCCGAAACTACCGGAGGGCAATTGTCGAGGCAATCCGTGCGGAGAACGACTGGACGCTCGAAGATGACGACGTGGAGGTCATGAATGACCACCGATTCTTCCGCTGTCAGGTCGCCTATCCCACACGCTTCACTGTGGCACCTACCTTGCGCCCGAGCCTGCAGCTCGAGGTAACGCTTGCCAGCCCGGCCCTTGCATCGGAGGAACGTTCGTTGCGGAGCTTCGCCGCCGAGGCGCGACAGGAACAGCCCGAGGTTCCACAGATCCACTGCGTTGCGCCAGCGGAGACCGCCGCAGACAAGGTCAGTGCGTTCACGTGGCGCGTATTGGATCAGCGTGCCCGCAAAGATCGCACGTTGATGCGACACGTACACGATCTGGCGGTACTTGAACCTCTTGCCACGGCGCACCAGGGGTTTCCCGGGTTGCTACATCGATTGCTGGACGCCGATGCAACGCGAGGCGCTACGAACCCGGACCTCGACGCGCGGACGCCCGTCGAACGTCTCGCTGTTGCGCTCGATGCAGTGACCGATCAGGAACATGCGGCGAACTATGAGGTCTTCGTCCGCGCAATGTGCTACGGCACGGAGAACGAGACCCCGACATACCAGGACGGCCTCGACGCCATCCGTCGCCTTGGGCAGCGTTTGGAGTGACTCGACCGCCGTAGAGTGCCCCACGCGCCGCATCGGGGCACGCGCAGCCACGCCCGCGGCAATGCTCGACGCGCTCGCCGAGCTGCGCGCGGCCGCCGCCGCACTCGACCGCTGGACGCACGCGTAGCATCCCGCCCCGGTGCTATTCCCCCGCGCCCACAAGCGCCGCGTCGACCGAACACCCTGAGCCCGGCGTTCACGACACCCAGCGAGTCCGCGCCGCATCTGCTCGAATCCACGCCACACCGGCTCGAACCCGCGCTGCGGAGCAGACAGGAAAACGGCGAGGGACGAAGCCATGTACTACGCCTTCTACAACCGTCTATGCGTACCCGTGACCGCGAGCGCCAGAACCGTCATCCGAGCCGCCCTCCGACGGCTCAGGAAGCCCAGCCGCAGGGGGCGGCGGCAACGAGCCGAACGCCACAAGCTGCTGCGCGCCGTGCTCAAGGAGCACGCCGACGCCATGCGCCTGTACCGCGCCGTGGCGATCGGCGCTGCCGGCAGAAGGAGCCGGCGGCGAACGCAGCGCGCCCCCCGCACCCCCGCGGCCTGAACGGCAACATCCCTTCATGCCTCTTCCTTGCTGGCTCGTTGTCTGTGTGTGCGCTGCGCAGTCGTGGTACGCTCCCGTTGCCACACGTTCTCCGGGTCGGGCCATGTCGTCTGACGCCGGGTCGCTCGCCGAATAGAACACTCCGCGCCAGCGGGGGAACAGGCGGGGTCCCTGCGACCGACATGGCCAGGAGTACGTGTGGCAACCGGCCCGGCGACCCCCTCGGGGATGGGGTGCCGGGTCTGCGCGCTGCCTGCAGTACGAGCGGTACGCCTCCGGCTGCGCGAAGGGAAAGCTGCATATTCATGCGCACGCCAACAATCGCCATCGTGGGCGCCTTCGCTGTCGCCGCCCTCCCGGTCGCGGCGTTCTTCGCTCCGACCCCGAGGGGTGCAATCCCGACGACGTTCTCGTTCATCGCCTTCGTGTCAGACGACGCCGGCCGCGACGTGTTCGCCCGAGGCGGAAACGGCATTCCAACCCGCCCGGCACGTTGGTCAACCGCGACATGACCGCGCCTCTCTGCCGGGGCCACGCGCGACGAACGGTGCGGCGTGCGGGCGAGTCCCTGGCGCCAGTGGTGGCGGATGGAACTCCCGAACGCTGCCCGGATCACGATCGGCTCGGACACGGGCCGCCTGCTCGCCAGCGCTGAACAGAGGTTCGCAGCCCTGCGGTCCCATTGCCGGCGAGTCACCGGCCGGCCGGTCCGAGCGCCAGTCGCGGTTGCTCGTCCTCGCGCCAATCGTCAATCCCGACCAAGGTCGAGCTGCCACATTCCCCGAAGGAGACGCCGCGTTCCCGACTCGTGCGGCTGCGGACCCGGTCGGGCGCTCACGCATGCCTGGGCGACCACGGCCGCACAGACTGCGCCGAACCCTGAAAGGCCGACCGGATCCGCCGGCCCCGGCCCACCGCCCAGCGGCCGTGGCTTCGAGACCACGGTCCAAGCGAATAGAGCCATTCCGCCGCCTCCCGGAGCGGCAAGCCGGTACGGGCCCGTCGCCGCCGCGCTCGACAGACGCATCGAGGGCGCGAAGGACAATAGTCTCCCGCCCCGCAGCGGGCCGCAGCAGCAAGACCAGCGGCGGAGTGTCCACTTCGTCATCCACCCGGAAGGCAGGCGCGACAGTCATGAATACAAGTCCCCTCGGCCACATCAAGACACTTGCAGAGAACATCGATCGGCTCGAGCGCCAGGTGGCGGTCTGGGCCGCCCACCGCAGTTGCGAGGAAGCCGATGTCCGATCGCATTCCGACGACCGGGCGCAGGTCGAGGCGGCGACCAGCAGGGCCGCCGTGAAGCTGCTCGCCATGGCCGCGGTCATGATCATCGATCCGTTGACGGATTCGGCCGGCGAGGACGTCAGACAACGGATCCTCAACCTGTCGGCCAAGACGCCGCGCTATAGGACCGGGTTCCAACTGTGCGACCTGATGGCGACCAAGCTGCGGGAGACGTGCAACAAGGCCGAGGGCCGCATCCACTGAGGGAGCTTCGCGGTAACGCCAACACCATGGAAGCGAACGCGGAGATCGACTGCAACGACGACCAGACGCTCAGCGCCGAGCTCCACCGCATCGCGGATTGGCACCGCAGGCACAACGGTGGATGCGAATCGACGCCCCGGACGAGCGAGTGCTGGCACCGTTCGTCGCCGGGGAAACCGGTGACCTGATTCACCGGTCCGACCTCGAGGCGTGGCAAGCCCGCCACGAGCAACTCCGGACCCCAATGGATGCCGGAAAGCGAAACGGCCTCCTCGGCGCACAACCCGAGGGCTAAGCGATCCCCTTCC
The sequence above is drawn from the Acidobacteriota bacterium genome and encodes:
- a CDS encoding nucleotidyl transferase AbiEii/AbiGii toxin family protein: MPSRGASRARSATAASTPSSSVPPEPEPIEAIATDLGVDPFFVEKDWYAIRLVATIINVKQDNLTLVFSGGTSLSKGYGLIRRFSEDLDFKLLLPDTGITRPARRNYRRAIVEAIRAENDWTLEDDDVEVMNDHRFFRCQVAYPTRFTVAPTLRPSLQLEVTLASPALASEERSLRSFAAEARQEQPEVPQIHCVAPAETAADKVSAFTWRVLDQRARKDRTLMRHVHDLAVLEPLATAHQGFPGLLHRLLDADATRGATNPDLDARTPVERLAVALDAVTDQEHAANYEVFVRAMCYGTENETPTYQDGLDAIRRLGQRLE